The Microterricola viridarii nucleotide sequence GGCGACGAGCCGGCAGCGGTGGCGGAGGCAGTCGCGGTCGCCGTCGGACGCGCCTCGGCGGCATCCGACACCCTGGACGAGCTGGAGGGCACCCACCGTGGCCGATGACGACTTCCGCGCACACCTCTTCCCCGTTGACGACCCCCGGATCAGCGCGTTCCGCGGGCTCAGCTATCGCGAGTACGCGGAGGCGGTCAAGAGCGACCCGTTCGCCGGGCCGATGATCGTGGACTGGGCCACCCGCTACCCGGTGCCCTACCGCGGCGTGAGCCACGACGGCAACATCACCTCGCAGCCGCTGGCTGAGCTGCGCGCCGGCGAGGCCGCCCCCAACGCGGCCATGGTCGCGGCCGCCGAGCTGCTGCTGGCCGGGCTCTCCGCGCGGCAACGGGCCGACATCGGCTACCCGCTGCGCGCCAGCCAGTGGCGCAGCTGGGCCAACCCGGAGTTCCTGCAGCACGACACCGGCCTGCGCCTGGAAGACCTCGACCAGGTCTCGCGGCACCGCGCGCTCGAGCTCGTGCGCGCCAGCCTCAGCGAGCAGGGCTTCGAGTCCGTGAAGACCCTGATGTGGGTCAACGGCTACCTGGGCGAGACGATCGACCTCGCCAACGTCATGAACGACGCCAGTTACAACGTGGCCATCTATGGGACGCCCTCGACGAGCGAGCCGTGGGGGTGGCAGCTCTTCGGCCACCACCTGGCGCTCAACTGCGTCGTCGACGGCGAGCGGATGACGGTCTCGCCCGCGTTCCTTGGAGCGGAGCCCTCGCTGATCCTGGAGAGCCCGATCGGGCCCGTCGACGTCTTCGGGGCGCGCATCGCCCACGCCAGGGCGCTGATGGCCGGCCTGACACCGGCCGAGCAGGCCGAGGTGCTCAGCTACCCCGAGATGGTCGACCCGGCGATGCCGCTCGGCCGGCTGCACCCTGGCGATGAACGCCACCTCGGCGGCTGCTTCCAGGACAACCGCATCGTGCCGTTCGAGGGGATCCTCGTCGGCGACCTCGACGAGCCGACGCGCGCGGAGGTGAGCGCGGTCGCCGCCGCATTCCTCGACCACCTGCCCGCCGGCGTCGCCGCGGCCCGGCTGCGCGAGATCGAGTCGCGCTACGACGAGACCTGGTTCTCCTGGATCGGCGGCTGGGGCGCTGAGGACGCGTTCTACTTCCGGATCCAGAGCCCCGTCGTGATGCTGGAACTGGACCACCACTGCGGCGTCTTCCTCAGCAACCGCACCCCGGCGCAGTTCCACGTGCACACCGGCATCCGCACGCCCAACGGCGGCGACTACGGCGGGCTCCTACGCGCGCCAGAGGCCGGCGCCTCGTGAGCGGGCAGGCCGGTGCGCTCGCCGGCACGGTCGTGCTCGACCTCAGCCGTGCCCTCGCCGGGCCGCACGCCGGCATGATGCTCGGCGACCTCGGCGCCCGGGTGATCAAGGTGGAGGCCCCGGGCAGCGGCGACGACACCCGCGGCTGGGGGCCGCCGTTCCTCGGCGAGCCCGACGCGGAGGAGTCGAGCTACTTCCTCTCCTGCAACCGCAACAAGGAGTCGATCGCGCTCGACCTCAAACACCCGGACGACCGCCGCGTGCTGGACGGCCTGATCCTCGAGGCTGACGTGCTGATCGAGAACTTCCGCACCGGGGTGATGGACCGCCTCGGATACTCGAGCGCCCGGCTGCTCGAGCTGAACCCGCGCCTCGTCATCCTCTCGATCACCGGCTTCGGGCACGACGGTCCGGAGGGCGGCCGCGCCGGCTACGACCAGATCGCCCAGGGCGAGGCCGGGCTCATGTCGATGACGGGCTCCGGCCCCGACGACCCGCAGCGGGTCGGCGTGCCGATCGGCGACCTGCTGAGCGGCATCTACGGCGCCTATGGGGTCGTCGCCGCGCTGCTCGAACGCGCAGAGACGGGCGCCGGCGGCGTCGTGCGCACCTCCCTGCTCTCCGCACTCGTCGGCGTCCACGCCTTCCAGGGCACCAGGCAGACGGTCGCCGGGGAGACCCCGCTGGCCCAGGGCAACCACCATCCGTCGATCGCCCCCTACGGGCTGTTCCGCTGTGCGGGCGGCGCCGTGCAGATCAGCGTCGGCAGCACGGCGCTCTGGGAGCGCTTCTGCGGGCGCTTCGGGCTGGATGCCGGCGCGCCCCGCTTCGCCACCAACGCCCTGCGGGTGGCGAACCGCGACGCGCTGATCGAGATCGTGGAGGCGGCGTTCGCGCCCTTCGAGGCGACGGATCTGCTCGGCCAGCTCGAGGCGGCCGGGATCCCCGCCGGCCGGGTGCGCACCCTCGACGAGGTCTACGCCTGGGACCAGGTCGCCTCGCAGGGCCTGCTGCTGGATGTCGAGCACTCGAGCCTCGGACCGCTCACCCTGCCCGGCCCGCCGCTGCGCTTCTTCGGCACCGACGACGAGGTGACGTTCCGCGGGCACCGCGCGCCGCCCACGCTCGACCAGCACGGCCCGGCGATCCGCGCCTGGATCGCGGAGCGCCAGCTCCCCGAAAAGCAGAGCGCCGGCATTCTGTGAGTTCCACGCGCACCCGTTTGCCCTCCCTCAGCGCCGGCGAGCTGCTCGAGCTCGTCGCCGACGCGGGCAGCTTCCGCTCCTGGGACGCGGCCGTGCCGCCCCGGCACGTGCAGCCCGGCTACGCCGCCGACCTGGAGCGGGCCCGCGCCCGGAGCGGATGCGACGAGTCGGTGCTGACCGGTGAGCTGCGCATCGACGGGCGCCGCGTCGCCGTGCTGGTCAGCGAGTTCGGCTTCCTCGGCGGCTCGATCGGCGTCGACGCCGCGGGCAGGCTCATCGCCGCCATCGAGCGGGCGACGCGGGAGCGGCTGCCGCTGCTGGCCGGACCGGCATCCGGCGGCACCCGGATGCAGGAGGGCACGGCCGCGTTCGTGGCCATGGTCGGCATTGCCGCGGCGATCGCCGAGCACAAGAGTGCCGGCCTGCCGTACCTGGTCTACCTGCGGCATCCGACCACGGGCGGGGTGATGGCGAGCTGGGGCTCGCTCGGTCACGTGACCGTGGCGGAGCCCGGGGCGCTGCTCGGCTTCCTCGGCCCACGCGTCTACGCGGCCCTCTACGGCGAGCCGTTCCCCGACGGGGTGCAGACGGCCGAGAACCTCTACCGCAACGGCGTGATCGACGGCGTGATCGCGCCCGCCCAGCTGCCCCGGCTGGTCGCCCGGCTGCTCTCGGTGGTCGCGCCGCCAGAGGGCGCAGGTAGCCTCGGGGGAGACAGCGGGCAGTGCGACGGTCAGTACGACGGTCCCGCCATCAGCGCCTCGGCCTCCATCGCCGCCTCGCGGGCGCGGGCGCGCCCCGGCGCACGCACCATCCTGCGCCACGCCGCGCGAGACATCGTGCCGCTGAGCGGCACCGGGCAGGGCGAGGCCAGCGAGGGCCTGCTCCTGGCCATCGCCCGCTTCGGCGCCGTGCCCTGCGTCGTGATCGCACAGGACCGCTATGCCCAGCGCGCGGGCGCGCCGTGGGGCCCGGCCGCACTGCGACAAGCCCAGCGCGGCCAGCGGCTCTCGGCCGAGCTCGGCCTGCCCCTGGTGACGATCATCGACACCCCGGGCGCCGCCCTCTCCCGGGAGGCGGAGGAGGGCGGGCTCGCGGGCGAGATTGCGCGCACCCTGGAGAGCCTGGTCGGGCACGAGCAGGCCACGGTCGCCGTGCTGCTCGGCGAGGGAACCGGCGGCGGCGCGCTCGCCCTGCTGCCAAGCGACGTGACGATCGCCGCCCAGCACGCCTGGCTGGCCCCGCTGCCGCCAGAGGGCGCCAGCGTCATCATGCACGGCGACACGGCGCACGCCTCCGCCATGGCCGAAGCCCAGGGCATCGGAGCGGTGGCGCTGCGCACGGCCGGGATCGTGGACTGGGTGGTGCCGGAACGCCCGGATGCCGCGCTGGAGCCCACCGAGTTCAGTCGGAGGATCGGCCGGGTGATCGAACGGCAGCTGCTCGAACTGGCCGCGGCCACGCCCGCCGAGCGGCTGCGCCGACGCCGGGGCCGCTACCGCGCGTTGGTGCGGCTGCCCGGGCAGGCGGCAGACTCAGGACGGGACACCGTCGGTGAATAGCAACAACAGACGCATCAGCCACAGCAGCACCAGCGGCACCAATGGCACCAGCAACGTGAACGTCAGCACCGGCGTGGATTTCAGCACCAGAGAGAGTGGAGGCCAGCAGATGGCACCGGAGAAAGTCAGCGCCCCGCACACCGACGGCCAGGCCCTGCGCGAGCAGCCGGGCATCGAGTTCGCCCCCGGACTGCTGCTGGACATCGTGCGCCCCGCCGACGACCGGGCCCTGCCGGCGATCATCTGGCTGCACGGCGGCGCCTGGCGGATGGGCGACCGCAGCTGGCGGCCCGACTTCGCCCGGTACTTCGCCCGCTCCGGCTTCGTCATGGTGAGCATCGACTACACACTCTCCGGCGACGCCGTCTTCCCGCAGCAGCTCCTCGACGTGCGCGCCGGCATCCGCTGGGTGCGCGAGAACGCGGAAGCGTACGGCATTCTGGCCGACTCGATCGGGCTCTGGGGCTCCTCGGCCGGCGGGCACCTCGCCGCCCTGGCCGGGCTGCACGGCGGGGCCCCGGCAATCTTCGGTGAGCCGGAGGGCGCGGGCAGCGCCGCCGTGCAGGCGGTCATGGACGGCTACGGCGCCGGCGACCTGCTTGCGCCCGACCAGGACAACCCGCCTACAGCCGGCCTGCTCGGCGGCTCGCCCGGCGAACGGCGCGAGCTGGCAACGCTGGCGAGCCCGGCGCGCACCGCGGTGACGGGCGCCCCGCCGTTCCTCATCATGCACGGCGCCGCAGACGACCTGGTGCCGGCCAGCCAGAGCATCGCGCTCTACAAGGCGCTCGCCGCGGGCGGGACGGACGCCACCCTCTACCTGATCGACGGCTTCGGCCACGGCTTCCTCAACCCGGCCGGCCTCGACGAGGTGGCGCCCGGCCCCCGCCTGGACTCCGGCCGGCTCGAGGCCGACCCCACGGCCACGGCCGAGCTGCGCAGCACGAGCGGCCGGGCCTGGCCGGTGTCGGCCACGTTCGAGGTCATCGAGCAGTTCTTCCGTGAGCACCTCGACAGCACCTCGAACACGACCACCGGGGCCGAGGCGTGAGCACGGTGAGCACGGCGGATGCCCTGACCGCAGCCCTGGCATCCGCGCAGTGGATCTCGCCGTATGAGCCCGTGCCGCACCCCGCCGGGCAAAGGCCGGC carries:
- a CDS encoding DUF3500 domain-containing protein — translated: MADDDFRAHLFPVDDPRISAFRGLSYREYAEAVKSDPFAGPMIVDWATRYPVPYRGVSHDGNITSQPLAELRAGEAAPNAAMVAAAELLLAGLSARQRADIGYPLRASQWRSWANPEFLQHDTGLRLEDLDQVSRHRALELVRASLSEQGFESVKTLMWVNGYLGETIDLANVMNDASYNVAIYGTPSTSEPWGWQLFGHHLALNCVVDGERMTVSPAFLGAEPSLILESPIGPVDVFGARIAHARALMAGLTPAEQAEVLSYPEMVDPAMPLGRLHPGDERHLGGCFQDNRIVPFEGILVGDLDEPTRAEVSAVAAAFLDHLPAGVAAARLREIESRYDETWFSWIGGWGAEDAFYFRIQSPVVMLELDHHCGVFLSNRTPAQFHVHTGIRTPNGGDYGGLLRAPEAGAS
- a CDS encoding CaiB/BaiF CoA transferase family protein, with protein sequence MSGQAGALAGTVVLDLSRALAGPHAGMMLGDLGARVIKVEAPGSGDDTRGWGPPFLGEPDAEESSYFLSCNRNKESIALDLKHPDDRRVLDGLILEADVLIENFRTGVMDRLGYSSARLLELNPRLVILSITGFGHDGPEGGRAGYDQIAQGEAGLMSMTGSGPDDPQRVGVPIGDLLSGIYGAYGVVAALLERAETGAGGVVRTSLLSALVGVHAFQGTRQTVAGETPLAQGNHHPSIAPYGLFRCAGGAVQISVGSTALWERFCGRFGLDAGAPRFATNALRVANRDALIEIVEAAFAPFEATDLLGQLEAAGIPAGRVRTLDEVYAWDQVASQGLLLDVEHSSLGPLTLPGPPLRFFGTDDEVTFRGHRAPPTLDQHGPAIRAWIAERQLPEKQSAGIL
- a CDS encoding carboxyl transferase domain-containing protein; translation: MSSTRTRLPSLSAGELLELVADAGSFRSWDAAVPPRHVQPGYAADLERARARSGCDESVLTGELRIDGRRVAVLVSEFGFLGGSIGVDAAGRLIAAIERATRERLPLLAGPASGGTRMQEGTAAFVAMVGIAAAIAEHKSAGLPYLVYLRHPTTGGVMASWGSLGHVTVAEPGALLGFLGPRVYAALYGEPFPDGVQTAENLYRNGVIDGVIAPAQLPRLVARLLSVVAPPEGAGSLGGDSGQCDGQYDGPAISASASIAASRARARPGARTILRHAARDIVPLSGTGQGEASEGLLLAIARFGAVPCVVIAQDRYAQRAGAPWGPAALRQAQRGQRLSAELGLPLVTIIDTPGAALSREAEEGGLAGEIARTLESLVGHEQATVAVLLGEGTGGGALALLPSDVTIAAQHAWLAPLPPEGASVIMHGDTAHASAMAEAQGIGAVALRTAGIVDWVVPERPDAALEPTEFSRRIGRVIERQLLELAAATPAERLRRRRGRYRALVRLPGQAADSGRDTVGE
- a CDS encoding alpha/beta hydrolase, with protein sequence MAPEKVSAPHTDGQALREQPGIEFAPGLLLDIVRPADDRALPAIIWLHGGAWRMGDRSWRPDFARYFARSGFVMVSIDYTLSGDAVFPQQLLDVRAGIRWVRENAEAYGILADSIGLWGSSAGGHLAALAGLHGGAPAIFGEPEGAGSAAVQAVMDGYGAGDLLAPDQDNPPTAGLLGGSPGERRELATLASPARTAVTGAPPFLIMHGAADDLVPASQSIALYKALAAGGTDATLYLIDGFGHGFLNPAGLDEVAPGPRLDSGRLEADPTATAELRSTSGRAWPVSATFEVIEQFFREHLDSTSNTTTGAEA